The region ATGCAGCCCATAGTATTGCTTTAAATGCAACGAGTCAGATTATCGTATCAGGGAATAACTATTACTCTGGTGGGTCGTTTGGGCCTGAAATGATGCGCAGTGTCAGCACCACGATCAAGTACCAACAACCCGAATTCCCGGTGATGGTTGAAAAGATTGCAAAGCCTCAGGAATTCAAGCTTGAACAGAACTATCCCAATCCCTTCAATCCCAGCACAAAGATCCATTACCAACTGCCCGAGGATACGCAAGTCTCTATCGTCATTTATGATGTCCTTGGACGGGAGGTTGTTACCCTGGTCAAGGATCAGATGCCGGCTGGGCAACACAATGTTGTGTGGGAAGGCCGCGACAGCTTGGGGAAGATGATGTGTACAGGCATTTATTTCTGCAGGATGGAATCGGTGGATTACAACAAGACGATCAAGATGGTCTATCTACGATAGATAGGGTCACATGAGATATTAAAATTTGAAGGAGAATATTTTGAAGCCATTGTACTTTATGCTCATCCTCATGGTGCTGCGGGTTGTCGCTTTTGGACAGCTTGTTTCAGACAGCCTCGTATTCGAGGGGCACACCAGGAGCTACTACGTCTATGCACCGCCTGATTTTCAGCCGGGATTGCCCTTGGTGTTGAATCTTCCGTGCTATGATTGTAGCGCGATACGCACTATGGAGATTACACGTATGGTCGAAGTGGCGGATACTGCAAACTTTGTCCTCGTATTCCCAGAGGCTATCCAACAACGCATGAACAGTGGCCTTGGAGACCACCCTTGGTTTCCTACGCCTGATGTCGATGATGTGGGCTTTCTGTCTGAATTGATCGATACCCTATTTGCAGTCTATGCCATCGACACTTCACGAGTGTATTCCATGGGCATGTCAAATGGAGGGATGATGTCCTTCCGTCTAGCCGGTGACTTGAACCATCGCATCAAAAAAGTTGCATCCATCGTAGGTGGCATAACCCCAACTATTGCCAACAGCCTGGACAATGCTCCCCAAATCCCGGTAATGTTCTTTCTAGGTACAGATGATCCCATCTTGCCATTTGCAGGTGACGATGTGTTTTATTCAGGACAGGAAATCGTGGATCTCTGGGTTGACCACAATCAGAGCATCACCACTATGGACTCGCTCCCGCTACCAGATTTATCATCGGATGACCACTCGACACTAACGCTCTTTCAGTACAATGGTGAATCAGCAGGGCAACAGACCATATACATTCGAATGGAGGGTGCTGGGCATACCATCCCATCGGATGAACTCTATGAGGGTTGGGGTTATCTGGGGACACAAAACCTGGACATGGTTGCTGCACAGTTTATCTGGAGATTTTTCAACAGCGATACTTTTGCCGTTTCTGGCGTGTGGGCAACAGGTTTGAATATCAGTTCCACGTACATATCCCCAGAGTCACAGAACTTTACAGCAACGGCCACCATCATCAACACGCAGTCACATGACTATGCAGCCTCCGCGGTTCTGTTTAACCAGGACACCACAGCGATCGACAGCTTCCTGTTCTTCGATGACGGCCTGCATGCGGATGGCAGTGAAAACGATGGCTTCGCAGCTGCCCCGTTGACATCACCGATGGACGAAGGCTTTTATACTCTACGGCTTACTGCTGAAGATCTGGAATCCGGTGAGTATTGTGGACACCACGAATTAGCTAGATTCACCACCGCCGGTCCCTTGACAGTACAATCACTGGATCACCTGCACCCTGCACAGGAAGCCATACCACCAGGACAAACTGTGTATTTCGATCTGTTCCTGGAAAATCTGGGTTCGGAAACGACGATCGGGAAC is a window of Candidatus Neomarinimicrobiota bacterium DNA encoding:
- a CDS encoding T9SS type A sorting domain-containing protein, translated to MKPLYFMLILMVLRVVAFGQLVSDSLVFEGHTRSYYVYAPPDFQPGLPLVLNLPCYDCSAIRTMEITRMVEVADTANFVLVFPEAIQQRMNSGLGDHPWFPTPDVDDVGFLSELIDTLFAVYAIDTSRVYSMGMSNGGMMSFRLAGDLNHRIKKVASIVGGITPTIANSLDNAPQIPVMFFLGTDDPILPFAGDDVFYSGQEIVDLWVDHNQSITTMDSLPLPDLSSDDHSTLTLFQYNGESAGQQTIYIRMEGAGHTIPSDELYEGWGYLGTQNLDMVAAQFIWRFFNSDTFAVSGVWATGLNISSTYISPESQNFTATATIINTQSHDYAASAVLFNQDTTAIDSFLFFDDGLHADGSENDGFAAAPLTSPMDEGFYTLRLTAEDLESGEYCGHHELARFTTAGPLTVQSLDHLHPAQEAIPPGQTVYFDLFLENLGSETTIGNISAEITPTDTNSLAVGGYTSSSFSDIAAGEIQLSLRHFALQIKDDCPEGTPINFKVALKSDGMTYWEEERVLLGTVAINNDGSAIPREFSLQQNYPNPFNPFTTISYDLPEFSDVKLTVYDVTGRELTTLRDQVQTPGHYEVQWNGMNASGIQKSTGVYFARLRAGEYNQTIKMLYLK
- a CDS encoding T9SS type A sorting domain-containing protein; the protein is AAHSIALNATSQIIVSGNNYYSGGSFGPEMMRSVSTTIKYQQPEFPVMVEKIAKPQEFKLEQNYPNPFNPSTKIHYQLPEDTQVSIVIYDVLGREVVTLVKDQMPAGQHNVVWEGRDSLGKMMCTGIYFCRMESVDYNKTIKMVYLR